A stretch of Pseudomonas sp. CCC3.1 DNA encodes these proteins:
- a CDS encoding YciC family protein, translating into MNPLTVLRDSLYFFRLNLGQIITLCLPLVILEAVLQYVVDSAVGPDASQGYGLIVGLLVYPLYTGALILFLDARSRSESPTNQEVLARALSLWPKFALLAAISTLLIVLGLSMFIAPGIYLTVVLAFSEYNLVLRREPPLMAIKSSLKMSRGHFWRIFVCILAVMGPLMVLKELSFSLVPKDESALISIALESANSFLQLFLSVVLFRLFMLINEKSDS; encoded by the coding sequence ATGAATCCGCTCACCGTTCTTCGTGACTCCTTGTATTTTTTCCGGCTCAACCTGGGCCAGATCATAACGCTGTGTTTGCCGCTGGTGATTCTTGAAGCCGTGTTGCAGTACGTCGTCGACAGCGCCGTGGGGCCCGACGCCTCGCAAGGTTACGGCCTGATTGTCGGTTTGCTGGTGTATCCGTTGTACACCGGGGCGCTGATTTTGTTTCTTGATGCCCGCAGCCGAAGTGAAAGCCCGACCAACCAAGAGGTACTGGCGCGAGCACTCAGCCTGTGGCCCAAGTTCGCCTTGCTCGCGGCCATCAGCACGTTATTGATTGTGCTCGGGCTTTCGATGTTCATTGCTCCCGGTATTTATCTGACAGTCGTGCTCGCCTTTTCGGAATACAACCTGGTGCTGCGCCGCGAGCCGCCGCTGATGGCGATCAAGTCGAGCCTGAAGATGAGCCGAGGCCATTTCTGGCGTATTTTTGTCTGCATCCTGGCCGTCATGGGACCGTTGATGGTACTCAAGGAGTTGAGTTTTTCGCTGGTGCCCAAAGATGAGAGTGCGCTGATATCTATCGCACTGGAGAGCGCCAACAGTTTTCTGCAATTGTTTCTCTCCGTCGTCCTGTTCCGACTATTTATGTTAATTAACGAGAAGTCCGACTCATAA
- a CDS encoding DUF2076 domain-containing protein, translated as MHSEEQTLIDGLFSRLQQAEREAAPRDAQAQALINEHIARQPLAPYFMTQAILVQEAAIKQLDQQNKQLQAELEHARAAAAPAPAASGGSFLSNMFGGGTRAPAPAPAQTFSAPPSSGGWRDGPSAPPPAPAPAYAAPQAAAPAAAGSGFLGGALKTAAGVAGGVMLAQGISSLFSHHQQPQVVEEIIEEPTPTSNNGWGNDNQQFASNDRSGIEDVGYDDDNSFFSDDDDSFV; from the coding sequence ATGCACAGCGAAGAGCAAACCCTGATTGATGGGCTATTTAGCCGGTTGCAGCAGGCTGAGAGAGAGGCGGCCCCGCGAGACGCTCAAGCGCAGGCGCTGATCAACGAACACATCGCGCGCCAGCCTTTGGCGCCTTACTTCATGACCCAGGCAATTCTGGTGCAAGAAGCCGCCATCAAGCAGCTCGACCAGCAGAACAAACAACTGCAAGCCGAACTGGAACACGCCCGCGCCGCAGCCGCGCCGGCACCTGCTGCTTCGGGAGGCAGCTTTTTGTCGAACATGTTCGGTGGCGGCACCCGCGCGCCAGCCCCGGCCCCCGCACAAACTTTCAGCGCCCCGCCAAGCTCGGGCGGCTGGCGCGATGGTCCTTCTGCACCACCGCCAGCCCCCGCGCCTGCGTACGCGGCGCCACAAGCGGCTGCTCCTGCTGCGGCGGGCAGCGGCTTTCTCGGCGGCGCCTTAAAAACGGCCGCGGGTGTGGCCGGTGGCGTGATGCTGGCGCAAGGCATCAGTAGCTTGTTTAGCCATCATCAACAGCCACAAGTGGTTGAAGAAATCATCGAAGAGCCGACGCCCACCAGCAACAATGGCTGGGGCAATGACAACCAGCAATTTGCCAGCAACGATCGGTCTGGCATTGAAGACGTCGGCTATGACGACGACAACAGCTTCTTTTCTGATGACGACGACTCCTTCGTCTGA
- a CDS encoding NYN domain-containing protein has product MKKIAVFADVQNLYYTVRQAYGCHFNYAALWADISKRGEIVEAYAYAIDRGDSKQQQFQQILRNLGFTVKLKPYIQRSDGSAKGDWDVGITIDIMDSAANVDEVVLASGDGDFDLLLERIANKHGVETVAYGVPGLTANSLIRAATRYVPIEGTLLLK; this is encoded by the coding sequence GTGAAAAAAATTGCGGTCTTCGCGGATGTGCAGAACCTCTATTACACGGTTCGCCAGGCCTATGGCTGCCATTTCAATTACGCCGCGTTGTGGGCTGATATCAGTAAGCGCGGGGAAATTGTCGAGGCCTACGCCTATGCGATTGATCGGGGCGACAGCAAACAGCAGCAGTTTCAGCAGATCCTGCGCAACCTCGGCTTCACGGTAAAACTCAAACCCTACATCCAGCGCAGCGATGGCTCGGCCAAAGGCGACTGGGACGTGGGCATCACCATCGACATCATGGATTCGGCCGCCAACGTGGATGAAGTGGTGCTGGCCTCGGGCGACGGTGACTTTGATCTGCTGCTTGAACGCATTGCCAACAAGCACGGAGTTGAAACCGTGGCCTACGGCGTGCCCGGCCTGACGGCCAACTCATTGATTCGCGCAGCCACTCGCTACGTGCCGATTGAAGGCACCTTGCTGCTTAAGTAA
- a CDS encoding 3'-5' exonuclease: MERIAVIDFETTGLSPSSSCRATEIAVVILEQGRIVERYQSLMNAGVRVPGFIEQLTGISNAMLRTAPSAEQVMNEVNEFVGITPLVAHNASFDQKFWDYEMGRIKRTRLQNFACSLLLARRLMPAAPNHKLGTLTTFADLPHTGQAHRAMADAEMAANLTAYLALQLRQKHGLKELSHDLLCSLQKVPAAKINDHLKRYRGF, translated from the coding sequence TTGGAACGTATCGCGGTCATTGACTTTGAAACCACCGGGCTCTCGCCGAGCAGCAGTTGCCGGGCCACTGAAATTGCAGTGGTGATTCTTGAGCAGGGGCGCATCGTCGAGCGTTACCAAAGCCTGATGAACGCAGGCGTGCGGGTGCCGGGGTTTATCGAACAACTGACCGGCATCAGCAACGCCATGCTGCGCACCGCGCCGTCAGCAGAGCAGGTGATGAACGAGGTCAACGAGTTCGTGGGCATCACCCCGCTGGTGGCGCATAACGCGTCCTTTGACCAAAAGTTCTGGGATTACGAGATGGGGCGCATCAAACGCACCCGTTTGCAGAACTTTGCCTGTTCGTTGTTGCTGGCGCGACGTTTGATGCCAGCGGCGCCCAACCACAAACTGGGCACCCTCACCACCTTTGCCGATTTGCCCCACACGGGTCAGGCTCACCGGGCCATGGCCGATGCTGAAATGGCGGCCAACCTCACGGCCTATCTGGCCCTGCAATTGCGGCAAAAACACGGCTTGAAAGAGCTCAGTCACGACCTGCTGTGCAGTTTGCAAAAAGTCCCTGCGGCGAAAATAAACGACCATTTGAAGCGTTATCGCGGGTTTTAA
- the yedA gene encoding drug/metabolite exporter YedA translates to MSAARRFPLQLIGAFFALYVIWGSTYLVIRIGIESWPPLMMAGVRFLVAGMLMYGFMRWRGAPAPTPVQWRSAAMIGFLLLACGNGGVTLAEHSGVASGVAALAVATVPLFTLLFGYFWGARNTRLEWAGIVLGLIGIGMLNLGSNLQASPLGAAMILFAAAAWAFGSVWSRHLPLPAGPMASAAEMLCAGVMLLLGSFLSGERMTYMPTAAGWGALLYLVFFGSIIAFSAYMYLLKNVRPAAATSYAYVNPAVAVMLGIAFAGETIGVEECAAMAVIISAVVLIGLPQWRKQKTD, encoded by the coding sequence ATGTCTGCCGCACGTCGTTTCCCGTTGCAACTGATCGGTGCTTTTTTTGCGTTGTACGTGATTTGGGGGTCGACCTATCTGGTGATCCGCATTGGCATTGAGTCGTGGCCGCCGTTGATGATGGCCGGGGTGCGGTTCCTCGTGGCAGGCATGTTGATGTACGGCTTTATGCGCTGGCGCGGTGCGCCTGCACCGACGCCGGTGCAGTGGCGTTCGGCAGCCATGATTGGTTTTCTGTTACTGGCCTGCGGGAATGGCGGCGTGACCCTGGCCGAGCATTCGGGCGTGGCGTCGGGCGTGGCCGCGCTGGCCGTGGCCACCGTGCCGTTGTTTACCTTGTTGTTTGGCTACTTCTGGGGCGCGCGCAATACCCGTCTGGAATGGGCCGGGATCGTCCTCGGCCTGATCGGGATTGGCATGCTCAACCTCGGTTCCAACCTGCAAGCCAGCCCGCTGGGCGCTGCGATGATTTTGTTTGCCGCTGCGGCCTGGGCCTTCGGCTCGGTGTGGAGCCGCCATTTGCCGCTGCCCGCCGGGCCAATGGCCAGCGCTGCTGAAATGCTCTGTGCTGGCGTGATGCTGCTGCTGGGCAGCTTTTTAAGTGGCGAGCGCATGACCTACATGCCAACCGCTGCCGGTTGGGGCGCGCTGCTGTATCTGGTGTTCTTCGGTTCGATCATCGCCTTCAGCGCCTACATGTACCTGCTCAAAAACGTGCGCCCAGCCGCCGCCACCAGCTATGCCTACGTCAACCCGGCCGTGGCGGTGATGCTGGGCATCGCTTTTGCGGGCGAGACCATTGGTGTTGAAGAGTGCGCGGCGATGGCCGTCATCATCAGCGCCGTGGTGTTGATCGGGTTGCCGCAGTGGCGCAAGCAGAAAACCGATTGA
- a CDS encoding DEAD/DEAH box helicase has product MTFATLGLIEPLLRALETLGYKTPTPVQAQAIPAVLAGRDLMAAAQTGTGKTGGFALPLLQSLTMEGPTVASNSVRALVLVPTRELAEQVHESIRQYAEHLPLSTYAVYGGVSINPQMMKMRKGVDVLVATPGRLLDLYRQKAIKFNQLQTLILDEADRMLDLGFSEELRDIYRALPKKRQTLLFSATFSDAIRLLAEQMLDNPLSIEVSPRNVAASSVKQWVIPVDKKRKPELFLHLLRTQHWKQVLVFAKTRNGVDELVGKLQALGVNADGIHGDKPQATRQRALDRFKASEVQILVATDVAARGLDIEDLPLVVNFDLPIVAEDYIHRIGRTGRAGQKGEAISLVCADEVNMLSAIEMLTRQTLPRHEEQDFEPEHRVPETDASGQVIKKPKKPKKPKTSGGGGKRNLGKWVDSGEAAPAEPSVKPVRKVPVFNTGPRKRKP; this is encoded by the coding sequence ATGACATTCGCCACACTTGGCCTGATCGAACCCTTGCTGCGCGCCCTTGAGACGCTCGGCTACAAGACCCCAACCCCGGTTCAGGCCCAAGCGATTCCCGCAGTGCTGGCTGGCCGCGACCTGATGGCGGCGGCCCAGACCGGCACCGGCAAAACCGGCGGCTTTGCCCTGCCGTTGTTGCAATCGCTGACCATGGAAGGCCCGACCGTTGCCAGCAACTCGGTACGCGCGCTGGTTCTGGTGCCGACCCGCGAGTTGGCCGAACAGGTTCACGAGAGCATTCGCCAGTACGCCGAGCACTTGCCGTTGAGCACGTATGCGGTGTACGGCGGCGTCAGCATCAACCCGCAAATGATGAAAATGCGCAAAGGTGTTGATGTGCTGGTCGCCACGCCAGGCCGTTTGCTCGATCTGTATCGCCAGAAGGCGATCAAGTTCAACCAACTGCAAACCCTGATTCTGGACGAAGCAGACCGCATGCTTGACCTCGGTTTTTCCGAAGAGCTGCGTGACATTTATCGTGCATTGCCGAAAAAACGTCAGACCCTGCTGTTCTCGGCCACGTTCTCTGACGCGATCCGCCTGTTGGCCGAGCAGATGCTCGACAACCCGCTGAGCATCGAAGTCAGCCCGCGTAACGTGGCGGCCAGCAGCGTCAAGCAATGGGTCATCCCGGTCGACAAAAAGCGTAAGCCAGAGCTGTTTCTGCACTTGTTGCGCACCCAGCACTGGAAGCAGGTTCTGGTATTCGCCAAAACCCGTAACGGTGTGGATGAGTTGGTGGGCAAGCTGCAAGCATTGGGCGTCAACGCTGACGGCATTCATGGCGACAAGCCACAAGCCACGCGCCAACGTGCGCTGGATCGCTTCAAGGCCAGCGAAGTGCAGATTCTGGTCGCCACCGACGTAGCGGCGCGTGGGCTGGACATTGAAGACCTGCCACTGGTGGTCAACTTCGATTTGCCCATCGTGGCTGAAGACTACATTCACCGCATTGGTCGTACCGGCCGTGCCGGGCAGAAAGGCGAAGCCATTTCGCTGGTCTGTGCCGATGAAGTGAACATGTTGTCGGCGATTGAGATGCTCACGCGTCAGACCTTGCCGCGCCACGAAGAGCAAGACTTCGAACCCGAGCACCGCGTGCCGGAAACCGACGCATCGGGTCAGGTGATCAAAAAGCCGAAGAAACCGAAAAAGCCTAAAACCTCAGGCGGTGGTGGCAAGCGCAACCTCGGCAAGTGGGTGGACAGCGGCGAAGCGGCCCCGGCAGAGCCGTCGGTCAAGCCGGTGCGCAAAGTGCCGGTCTTCAACACTGGCCCGCGCAAGCGCAAGCCTTAA
- a CDS encoding TIGR03862 family flavoprotein produces MTQSTTSPSPHVDIIGGGPAGLMAAEVLSQAGVQVDLYDGMPSVGRKFLLAGVGGMNITHSEAYPAFLSRYAERAPNMAPLLRAFDADALCEWIHELGIQTFVGSSGRVFPTDMKAAPLLRAWLKRLRESGVVIHTRHRWLGWQADGQLRIDSPEGEKQLKPEAVLLALGGGSWARLGSDGAWMPWLAERGVELAPLQPSNCGFDVTAWSDVLRSKFAGAPLKNIAIALEHSTPRLGECVITASGIEGSLIYAWSAPIRETINQHGAATILIDLLPNKPVDKVAAALAKPRGSRSMSKHLHSQLGLDGVKAALLRELAPAEAFNDPARLAKAIKALPLTLTQARPLDEAISSAGGVRFEALDENLMLKALPGVFCAGEMLDWEAPTGGYLLTGCFASGRAAGLGILSWLQTP; encoded by the coding sequence ATGACTCAGTCCACGACCTCCCCTTCCCCTCACGTCGACATTATTGGCGGCGGCCCCGCCGGTTTGATGGCCGCCGAAGTGCTGAGCCAGGCGGGTGTGCAGGTTGATCTGTATGACGGCATGCCGTCGGTGGGGCGCAAGTTTTTACTGGCAGGCGTCGGCGGCATGAACATCACTCACTCCGAGGCGTACCCGGCCTTTTTGTCACGCTACGCCGAACGAGCGCCGAACATGGCACCCCTGCTGCGGGCTTTTGATGCCGACGCTTTGTGCGAGTGGATTCATGAGCTAGGCATCCAAACCTTTGTCGGCAGTTCCGGTAGGGTGTTCCCTACCGACATGAAGGCAGCCCCCTTGCTGCGCGCCTGGCTCAAGCGTTTGCGCGAATCGGGTGTCGTTATCCACACCCGCCATCGCTGGTTGGGTTGGCAAGCGGACGGTCAGTTGCGCATCGACAGCCCCGAAGGCGAGAAACAGCTCAAGCCAGAGGCGGTGTTGTTGGCGTTGGGCGGCGGCAGTTGGGCGCGTCTGGGGTCCGATGGGGCGTGGATGCCGTGGCTGGCTGAGCGCGGGGTCGAACTGGCGCCCTTGCAGCCGAGCAATTGCGGGTTTGATGTCACGGCCTGGAGCGACGTGCTGCGCAGCAAGTTCGCCGGAGCACCGCTCAAGAACATCGCCATCGCGCTGGAACACAGCACGCCGCGCTTGGGCGAGTGCGTGATCACCGCCAGCGGCATTGAAGGCAGTTTGATTTATGCCTGGTCTGCGCCGATTCGCGAAACGATCAACCAGCACGGCGCTGCCACGATTCTGATCGATCTGTTGCCCAACAAGCCTGTGGATAAAGTAGCCGCGGCGCTGGCCAAGCCACGCGGCTCACGCTCCATGAGCAAACACTTACACAGCCAACTGGGCCTGGACGGCGTGAAAGCGGCATTGTTGCGCGAACTGGCCCCGGCAGAAGCCTTCAACGATCCGGCGCGACTGGCCAAAGCGATTAAAGCGTTGCCACTGACACTGACCCAAGCGCGCCCCTTGGACGAAGCCATCAGCAGCGCGGGCGGCGTGCGGTTTGAGGCGTTGGATGAAAACCTGATGCTCAAGGCGTTGCCGGGGGTGTTCTGCGCAGGCGAGATGCTGGATTGGGAAGCCCCCACCGGCGGCTATTTGCTCACGGGCTGTTTTGCCAGCGGGCGGGCGGCAGGGCTGGGCATTTTAAGCTGGCTACAAACCCCGTAG
- a CDS encoding histone deacetylase, which produces MPVPLIYHEDYSPEFPPEHRFPMDKFRLLRDHLVETGLTRDADLLRPELCPVDILALAHDRAYIERYMAGELAREDQRRLGLPWSEALARRTIRAVGGSLLAAEQALAHGLACHLAGGTHHAHYDHPAGFCIFNDLAVISRYLLESGRVNRVLIFDCDVHQGDGTARILEQTPDAITVSLHCEKNFPARKAQSDWDIGLPMGMGDAEYLQVVDEALNYLLPLYQPDLVLYDAGVDVHKDDALGYLKLTDAGVAARDESVMRHCLGRDIPVVGVIGGGYSKDRKALARRHGILHHSAQKVWLSSGCH; this is translated from the coding sequence ATGCCAGTACCGCTGATTTACCACGAAGATTACAGCCCGGAGTTCCCGCCGGAGCATCGCTTTCCGATGGACAAGTTTCGCCTGTTGCGCGATCACCTGGTCGAGACCGGGCTGACCCGTGACGCCGACTTGTTGCGCCCTGAATTGTGCCCTGTGGATATCCTCGCGCTGGCCCATGATCGCGCCTATATCGAGCGTTACATGGCGGGCGAACTGGCCCGTGAAGATCAACGCCGTTTGGGCCTGCCCTGGAGCGAAGCCCTTGCGCGGCGGACCATTCGCGCAGTGGGCGGCTCGTTGCTCGCCGCCGAGCAGGCGCTGGCACATGGGCTGGCCTGCCACTTGGCTGGCGGCACCCATCACGCGCACTACGATCACCCGGCCGGTTTTTGCATCTTCAACGACCTGGCCGTGATCAGCCGCTACTTGCTGGAAAGTGGCCGGGTGAACCGCGTGCTGATTTTCGACTGCGATGTGCACCAAGGTGATGGCACCGCGCGGATTCTTGAGCAGACGCCTGATGCAATTACCGTCTCCCTGCACTGCGAAAAGAATTTTCCGGCACGTAAAGCGCAAAGCGACTGGGACATAGGCCTGCCGATGGGCATGGGAGATGCCGAGTATTTGCAGGTTGTCGACGAAGCACTGAATTATCTATTGCCGCTGTATCAACCCGACCTGGTGCTGTACGACGCCGGGGTCGATGTGCACAAAGACGACGCACTTGGTTATTTAAAGCTGACCGATGCCGGTGTGGCCGCGCGGGACGAGAGCGTGATGCGTCATTGTCTGGGCCGCGACATACCGGTGGTCGGGGTGATTGGTGGCGGCTACAGCAAAGACCGCAAGGCCTTGGCGCGGCGGCATGGGATCTTGCACCACAGCGCGCAAAAGGTCTGGTTGTCATCAGGGTGTCACTGA
- a CDS encoding GNAT family N-acetyltransferase: MDQIQELQSSRLRMRPWRDTDLPEFAAMCADPQVMRYFPALLSRLESAALIGRFRGHFAEYGYGMWALEHKDTGAFIGFTGLMNVSFAAAFTPAVEIGWRLAREHWGLGYASEAAWTALRCAFDRLALDQVVSFTSESNLPSQKVMEAIGMHRDLEGNFEHPVLAEHHPLRPHVLYRISRAQWLKTLHG; the protein is encoded by the coding sequence ATGGACCAGATTCAAGAGCTGCAAAGCTCCCGGTTGCGCATGCGTCCATGGCGTGACACCGATTTGCCAGAGTTCGCGGCCATGTGCGCCGACCCGCAGGTGATGCGTTATTTTCCTGCGCTCTTGAGCCGTCTTGAAAGCGCTGCATTGATAGGCCGGTTTCGTGGCCATTTTGCTGAGTACGGCTACGGGATGTGGGCGCTGGAGCATAAGGACACTGGGGCCTTTATTGGCTTTACTGGGCTGATGAATGTCAGTTTTGCCGCTGCGTTCACCCCGGCGGTTGAAATAGGCTGGCGGCTGGCGCGAGAACATTGGGGGCTCGGGTACGCCAGTGAAGCGGCCTGGACGGCGCTGCGTTGTGCGTTTGATCGCTTGGCGCTGGATCAGGTGGTGTCGTTTACCAGCGAGTCGAATCTACCTTCGCAAAAGGTCATGGAAGCGATCGGCATGCATCGAGACCTCGAAGGAAATTTCGAACATCCCGTGCTGGCTGAACACCATCCACTAAGGCCGCATGTGCTGTATCGCATTTCGCGGGCACAGTGGCTGAAAACGTTGCACGGTTAA
- the tesB gene encoding acyl-CoA thioesterase II: MSQVLDDLVNLLTLEPIEENLFRGSSQDLGFRQLFGGQVLGQSLSAMSQTVEDARHVHSMHGYFLRPGDASLPVVYQVDRVRDGGSFSTRRVTAIQKGQPIFTSSASFQYDEGGFEHQTAMPDVVGPENLPSELDMIRQSAHLIPESMREKLLCAKPIEVRPVVGEDPFNPAVSDPIKYVWFRADGTLPDNLALHKYLLAYASDFGLLTTSLLPHGKGVWQKDMQVASLDHALWFHGELRTDDWLLYAMDSPWAGNSRGFSRGSVYNRAGKLVASVTQEGLIRHRKDWA, translated from the coding sequence ATGAGCCAAGTGTTGGATGATCTGGTCAACTTACTGACCCTGGAACCGATTGAAGAAAACCTCTTTCGTGGCAGCAGTCAGGATTTGGGCTTTCGTCAGCTGTTCGGCGGTCAGGTGCTTGGGCAATCATTGTCGGCCATGAGCCAGACCGTTGAAGATGCTCGCCACGTGCACTCGATGCACGGCTATTTTTTGCGTCCGGGCGATGCCAGCCTGCCCGTGGTGTATCAGGTTGATCGGGTGCGTGACGGCGGCAGTTTCAGCACGCGCCGGGTGACCGCGATCCAGAAGGGCCAGCCGATTTTCACCAGCAGCGCTTCGTTTCAATACGACGAGGGCGGCTTTGAGCATCAAACGGCTATGCCTGATGTGGTGGGGCCGGAAAACCTGCCATCCGAACTGGATATGATCCGCCAGAGTGCGCACCTGATCCCTGAGTCGATGCGTGAAAAGCTGCTGTGCGCCAAGCCCATCGAAGTGCGTCCTGTGGTGGGTGAAGATCCGTTCAACCCTGCGGTGAGCGATCCGATCAAGTACGTGTGGTTCCGCGCCGATGGCACCTTGCCCGACAACCTGGCCCTGCACAAATACCTGCTGGCCTACGCCTCGGACTTTGGTTTGTTGACCACCTCGCTGCTGCCCCATGGCAAAGGCGTGTGGCAAAAAGACATGCAGGTCGCCAGCCTGGACCACGCGCTGTGGTTCCACGGTGAGCTGCGCACCGACGACTGGTTGCTCTACGCCATGGACAGCCCATGGGCCGGAAATTCTCGCGGATTTTCCCGTGGCAGCGTCTACAACCGCGCTGGCAAACTGGTCGCGTCGGTGACTCAGGAAGGTTTGATCCGCCACCGCAAGGATTGGGCATGA
- a CDS encoding HAD family hydrolase, which produces MTLKDINHWVFDMDGTLTIAVHDFAAIRQALGIPAEDDILTHLNGLPADEAAAKHAWLLEHERELALASTPAAGAVELVRELAARGYRLGILTRNAQELAHITLKAIGLCECFAPQDVLGRENAAHKPDPDGLLQLAQAWGVTPDSMVMVGDYRFDLECGRAAGSKTVLVNVPENPWPELTDWHARDCRELQRMVS; this is translated from the coding sequence ATGACGCTCAAGGACATCAATCACTGGGTATTCGACATGGACGGCACCCTGACCATCGCTGTGCATGACTTTGCCGCGATTCGTCAGGCGCTGGGCATTCCGGCCGAAGACGACATCCTGACCCACCTCAATGGCTTGCCCGCTGATGAGGCGGCCGCCAAGCACGCCTGGTTGCTGGAGCACGAGCGTGAGTTGGCGTTGGCTTCGACGCCTGCGGCCGGTGCTGTCGAACTGGTACGCGAGCTGGCTGCCCGTGGTTATCGCCTCGGCATACTGACCCGCAATGCCCAGGAGCTGGCACATATCACGCTCAAGGCCATTGGCTTGTGTGAATGCTTTGCCCCACAGGACGTCTTGGGCCGTGAGAATGCCGCGCATAAACCCGACCCGGACGGCCTGTTGCAACTGGCGCAGGCATGGGGTGTGACCCCGGATAGCATGGTGATGGTGGGTGATTACCGCTTTGACCTGGAGTGTGGCCGGGCGGCAGGCAGCAAAACCGTGCTGGTCAACGTCCCGGAAAACCCGTGGCCGGAATTGACCGACTGGCACGCCAGAGATTGCCGCGAACTGCAACGGATGGTGAGTTGA
- a CDS encoding alpha/beta hydrolase: protein MAKRLIAVLGLLAACTALQAAEHGVKELSPDHLKIGRGELRVGLSQDWNHPQPNVQRALIVIHGRLRNAQTYLHSAEQAATQAGQLSTTLIIAPQFLNESDGGRHALPDNVLRWHANDWMAGEPALGQTPVSSYAALDQILERLSDRKRFPDLREVVIAGHSGGAQVVQRYALTTEADKALESEGIKVRYVIANPSSYAYFNAQRPVAGFDPATCPGFNTWKYGLKGLPAYAEGQKHHALEQHYVGRDITYLLGAKDTDPNHPALDKSCEAEAQGAYRLIRGHNYFDYLSQRHPQGLNQRLVEVPGVGHNGDQMFTSPEGQKALFGK from the coding sequence ATGGCGAAACGTTTGATTGCAGTGTTGGGGTTATTGGCGGCGTGCACCGCGCTACAGGCAGCAGAGCACGGGGTTAAGGAACTGAGCCCCGACCATCTGAAAATCGGCCGCGGCGAGTTGCGTGTCGGGTTGAGTCAAGACTGGAATCATCCACAACCCAACGTGCAACGTGCGCTGATTGTGATTCACGGGCGCTTGCGCAATGCCCAGACCTACTTGCACAGCGCCGAGCAAGCCGCGACGCAGGCTGGGCAGTTATCCACAACGCTGATCATCGCGCCGCAGTTTCTGAATGAGAGCGATGGCGGCCGCCATGCTCTGCCTGACAATGTGCTGCGCTGGCACGCCAATGACTGGATGGCAGGCGAGCCCGCCTTGGGCCAGACGCCCGTGAGTTCGTATGCCGCGCTGGATCAGATTCTTGAGCGTCTGAGCGACCGCAAACGTTTCCCTGACTTGCGCGAAGTGGTAATTGCCGGGCATTCCGGCGGGGCGCAAGTGGTGCAGCGCTACGCCTTGACCACTGAGGCCGACAAAGCGCTGGAAAGCGAAGGCATCAAGGTGCGCTACGTGATCGCCAACCCATCGTCCTATGCGTACTTCAACGCGCAACGCCCGGTGGCAGGGTTTGACCCGGCGACGTGTCCTGGCTTCAATACCTGGAAATACGGGCTCAAGGGCTTGCCTGCCTACGCAGAAGGGCAGAAACACCACGCGCTTGAGCAACACTACGTGGGCCGCGACATTACCTATTTGCTCGGGGCCAAAGACACCGACCCCAACCATCCGGCACTGGATAAAAGCTGCGAAGCCGAAGCCCAGGGCGCTTATCGCTTGATACGCGGGCATAACTACTTTGACTACTTAAGCCAACGTCATCCGCAAGGGCTTAATCAGCGCTTGGTTGAGGTGCCTGGCGTTGGGCACAACGGCGATCAGATGTTCACTTCGCCAGAGGGGCAAAAGGCACTGTTCGGGAAGTGA